One genomic window of Candidatus Nitrospira inopinata includes the following:
- a CDS encoding sulfite exporter TauE/SafE family protein, producing the protein MDHLVLAAITLIAATVNGAIGYGFSSITVPVALLYYSNRVLNPALVLIELVINGYVLFINRSSVPHVWKRVAPILVGLVIGVSIGSYLLSLVHPAWVKFVTYFFLLPLILLQAAGIRKPIKAERAIAVPFGTGIGLLYSVTTISGPPLALLFNNQGYAKQDFRAALGVIRTAESSLTAIAYSVIGFYSRDSMELFPYIIPSVLVGIPLGTYLIRWMDPETFRRISMAFDALVVGFGLTRVLGELHLASPLTTYGILGIVIFLNGYLLFRYFTRMGHRPP; encoded by the coding sequence ATGGACCATCTCGTCCTGGCAGCGATCACCCTCATCGCGGCGACCGTCAACGGCGCCATCGGCTATGGGTTTTCTTCCATTACCGTCCCGGTTGCCCTGCTGTATTACTCCAATCGCGTCTTGAATCCCGCTCTCGTCTTGATCGAACTGGTGATCAATGGATACGTCCTGTTCATCAATCGCTCCAGTGTTCCGCACGTCTGGAAACGGGTCGCCCCGATCCTCGTCGGACTGGTGATCGGCGTCTCAATCGGGAGCTATCTTCTGTCGCTCGTTCATCCGGCATGGGTCAAGTTCGTAACGTATTTCTTTCTATTACCGTTGATTCTTCTTCAAGCCGCCGGCATTCGAAAACCCATCAAGGCGGAACGCGCCATCGCCGTTCCCTTCGGCACCGGCATCGGTCTCCTGTATTCGGTCACGACGATTTCAGGACCGCCGTTGGCGCTCTTGTTTAATAATCAAGGCTACGCGAAACAGGACTTCCGAGCGGCGCTTGGGGTGATTCGCACCGCCGAGTCTTCTCTCACCGCCATTGCCTACAGCGTGATCGGTTTCTACAGCAGGGATAGTATGGAGCTCTTTCCCTATATCATCCCCAGCGTGCTCGTCGGCATTCCTTTGGGCACCTATCTCATTCGATGGATGGACCCTGAAACATTCCGCCGAATCTCCATGGCGTTTGACGCGTTGGTGGTGGGATTCGGTCTCACGCGAGTGTTGGGAGAACTTCACCTTGCCTCTCCCCTGACGACCTACGGCATCCTCGGCATTGTCATTTTCCTAAACGGTTACTTGCTTTTTCGGTACTTTACTCGAATGGGACACCGCCCCCCCTGA
- a CDS encoding RrF2 family transcriptional regulator yields the protein MKLSKKSEYGLRALLELTTAYGTMSFVQRHDIAARQHIPIEFLEQILLALKRAGLLSSRRGMNGGYRLIKQPNTISLGQVIRILDGPLAPIGCVSKTAYQKCDDCPYAGRPSCPVQQAMGAVRDAIAGILDNYSLADFAAGARKP from the coding sequence ATGAAACTTTCCAAGAAAAGTGAATACGGCCTTCGAGCCCTCCTTGAACTAACAACGGCGTACGGCACCATGTCTTTTGTGCAACGCCACGACATCGCCGCTCGTCAGCACATTCCAATCGAGTTTCTAGAACAGATCCTCCTGGCGCTCAAGAGGGCCGGCCTTCTTTCCAGTCGGAGGGGGATGAACGGAGGCTACCGTCTCATTAAACAGCCGAACACCATCTCTCTCGGACAGGTCATCCGCATCCTGGACGGTCCGTTGGCGCCGATCGGCTGTGTCAGCAAAACGGCGTATCAGAAATGCGACGATTGCCCTTACGCCGGGCGTCCTTCCTGCCCCGTTCAACAGGCGATGGGCGCGGTGCGCGACGCGATTGCGGGAATTCTGGACAACTATTCTCTCGCCGACTTCGCCGCCGGCGCCCGAAAGCCCTGA
- a CDS encoding glycine--tRNA ligase subunit alpha: MNFQDLILVLHEFWADQGCVIHQPYDMEMGAGTFHPATFLRALGPEPWRSAYVQPCRRPTDGRYGDNPNRLQHYYQYQVVLKPAPDNIQELYLESLARLGIDPKRHDIRFMQDDWESPTLGAWGLGWEVRLDGMEITQFTYFQEIGGIELGPITGEITYGTERIAMYLQQIDNVFDLAWTDSITYRDLHHETEVQGSRYNFEEGDVSMLTHLFHSYEAECRRLLAKTDKRLTLPAYDYCIKSSHVFNLLDARGAISVAERTAYIARVRALAKQCAERYIEERAAMGHPLLRHEERRGGPKATAPRPRVTAGRT, encoded by the coding sequence GTGAATTTTCAAGATTTGATCCTTGTCTTGCACGAATTTTGGGCCGATCAAGGTTGCGTGATTCACCAGCCATACGACATGGAGATGGGGGCCGGCACCTTTCATCCTGCGACGTTCCTCCGGGCATTGGGGCCCGAGCCGTGGCGATCCGCCTACGTGCAACCTTGCCGTCGTCCCACGGATGGGCGATACGGCGACAATCCGAACCGCCTGCAGCACTACTATCAGTATCAAGTCGTGTTGAAGCCTGCGCCGGATAACATTCAAGAGCTGTATCTGGAAAGCCTGGCTCGATTGGGGATCGACCCCAAGCGGCACGACATCCGCTTCATGCAGGATGATTGGGAGTCGCCGACCTTGGGCGCCTGGGGATTGGGATGGGAAGTGCGCCTGGACGGAATGGAAATTACGCAGTTTACCTACTTTCAGGAAATCGGCGGCATCGAACTCGGTCCCATTACCGGCGAAATTACGTATGGGACTGAGCGTATCGCGATGTATCTGCAGCAGATCGACAACGTCTTCGATCTCGCATGGACGGACTCGATTACGTATCGCGATCTCCACCATGAAACCGAAGTGCAGGGGTCTCGCTACAACTTCGAAGAAGGCGACGTGTCGATGCTGACGCACTTGTTTCACTCATATGAAGCCGAATGCAGGCGGTTGCTCGCCAAGACCGACAAACGGCTGACGCTGCCGGCGTACGACTACTGCATCAAATCGTCGCACGTGTTCAATCTGTTGGATGCGCGCGGCGCCATCAGCGTCGCCGAGCGGACCGCTTATATCGCCCGCGTGCGGGCGCTGGCCAAACAGTGCGCCGAACGCTATATCGAAGAGCGGGCCGCTATGGGGCATCCGCTGCTGCGTCACGAGGAACGGCGCGGCGGTCCGAAAGCGACCGCGCCTCGGCCGAGGGTGACGGCCGGTCGAACCTAA
- the glyS gene encoding glycine--tRNA ligase subunit beta — MDKPKKAARRSIAPKSSKAPPPPVAQDLLLEVGVEELPYQFVAPALVTMKESSERLLKDQRLAFRAIRTMGTPRRLTMVAEGLAAKQSAVTKETMGPPKAAAFDQAGQPTKAAIGFASTHGVPVQSLEVRRTPKGEYLFAVKHEEGRPAASVLMEVLPPLVAGLAFPKAMKWNETGVRFARPIRWVLAIYGGTVLPFDVAGVTASNQTTGHRVMGGGKWIRVKDADSYSALLERQGVIVDPQRRRHLIQRQIDEICREAGFELHEDETLLDQAVYSTESPTALIGSFKETYLDVPEEILMTSMKEHQGFFSLRRKETGRLAPHFIAVANTRVADMSLIRTGNERVLEARLADAKFFFDEDRKARLSERVPKLSGVTFHQKLGTMAQKQERVKKLTGFIAAHLSSGQDDLPSICERAAALAKADLVTGIVGEFPELQGIMGGVYALHDGEPAAVAQAIREQYLPKTIEGELPRTLAGQVLSLADRLDSIAAFFHVGVVPTGSEDPFALRRQATAVVRIMLEADLRADLAAFVDRARQLVSDDGFKGLPDSASQGTSRIIEFILERVRHYCRVVRLLRDDVIEAVLKPLGDRPLDLVDLVRKMKALEAVTRKPEFDALLIGFKRAHRLVEKEEWTREAVDPTLFQHAAESDLHRAVMEARTLIEESIAAGRYDRTLDALIELKPSIDGFFSAVMVNAEDQTVRRNRLSLLKDVDELFASFADFSQIMVQGG, encoded by the coding sequence ATGGACAAGCCAAAGAAAGCCGCGCGTCGGAGCATCGCGCCCAAAAGCTCAAAGGCACCACCCCCGCCAGTGGCCCAAGACCTGCTGCTTGAGGTCGGCGTGGAGGAGTTGCCGTACCAGTTCGTTGCGCCGGCCTTGGTGACGATGAAGGAATCGTCGGAGCGGTTGCTGAAAGATCAGCGCCTGGCCTTTCGGGCCATTCGAACGATGGGGACGCCGCGGCGGCTGACGATGGTGGCCGAGGGGCTGGCCGCCAAGCAGTCGGCCGTGACGAAGGAGACGATGGGACCTCCCAAAGCCGCGGCGTTCGACCAGGCCGGCCAGCCGACCAAGGCGGCGATCGGGTTTGCTTCGACGCATGGTGTGCCGGTTCAGAGTCTCGAGGTGCGGCGGACTCCCAAAGGCGAATACCTGTTTGCGGTGAAGCATGAAGAGGGCCGGCCTGCTGCATCGGTGTTGATGGAGGTCCTTCCCCCTCTGGTGGCGGGGCTCGCGTTTCCCAAAGCGATGAAATGGAATGAGACCGGCGTGCGCTTTGCCCGTCCGATCCGCTGGGTGCTGGCGATCTACGGAGGGACCGTGCTTCCCTTCGACGTGGCGGGCGTGACGGCGTCGAATCAGACCACCGGGCATCGGGTGATGGGCGGAGGAAAATGGATTCGCGTCAAAGACGCCGACTCATACTCGGCTCTGTTGGAACGTCAGGGCGTCATCGTCGATCCGCAACGGCGACGACATCTGATTCAACGGCAGATCGACGAAATTTGTCGAGAGGCGGGATTCGAGCTGCACGAGGACGAGACGTTGCTGGATCAGGCGGTGTATTCGACGGAGTCGCCGACCGCGCTGATCGGATCGTTCAAGGAAACCTATTTGGATGTGCCGGAAGAAATCCTGATGACCTCCATGAAGGAGCACCAGGGGTTCTTTTCCTTGCGGCGCAAGGAAACCGGGAGACTGGCGCCCCATTTCATCGCCGTGGCGAACACCCGCGTGGCGGACATGTCGCTCATTCGGACGGGCAATGAGCGAGTCTTGGAAGCGCGATTGGCCGACGCCAAGTTCTTTTTCGACGAAGATCGGAAGGCGCGTCTGAGCGAACGGGTCCCGAAATTGTCCGGCGTCACGTTTCATCAAAAACTCGGCACCATGGCGCAGAAGCAGGAGCGAGTGAAAAAACTCACCGGCTTCATCGCCGCGCATCTGTCTTCCGGTCAAGATGATCTGCCGTCGATCTGCGAGCGGGCTGCGGCTCTGGCCAAAGCCGATCTGGTGACGGGTATCGTCGGCGAGTTCCCGGAACTGCAAGGCATCATGGGGGGCGTGTACGCGCTTCACGATGGAGAGCCGGCCGCAGTCGCCCAGGCCATTCGAGAGCAATATCTTCCCAAAACGATTGAAGGGGAATTGCCGCGCACGCTTGCGGGACAGGTTCTCTCCCTCGCCGATCGCCTGGATTCCATCGCCGCATTTTTCCACGTCGGCGTCGTGCCGACGGGATCGGAGGATCCCTTTGCGCTTCGACGACAGGCCACGGCGGTGGTTCGGATCATGCTTGAAGCGGATCTCCGGGCGGATTTGGCGGCGTTCGTCGACAGGGCACGGCAGCTCGTTTCCGATGACGGCTTCAAGGGACTGCCGGATTCAGCATCTCAAGGAACGAGCCGAATCATCGAGTTCATCCTGGAGCGCGTGCGCCATTATTGCCGGGTCGTGCGTCTGTTGAGGGACGACGTCATCGAGGCGGTGTTGAAACCCCTTGGTGATCGGCCGCTGGATCTTGTCGATCTCGTCCGCAAGATGAAGGCGTTGGAAGCGGTGACCAGGAAGCCGGAATTCGACGCTCTGCTTATCGGGTTCAAGCGGGCGCATCGGCTCGTTGAAAAAGAAGAATGGACCAGGGAAGCGGTGGACCCGACCCTGTTTCAGCATGCCGCCGAGTCCGATCTTCACCGGGCGGTGATGGAAGCGCGAACGCTCATCGAGGAGTCGATCGCCGCCGGCCGCTATGATCGGACGTTGGACGCGCTCATCGAGCTCAAACCCTCCATCGACGGGTTTTTTTCAGCCGTTATGGTCAATGCCGAGGACCAGACGGTGCGTCGGAACCGGCTGTCCTTGCTGAAGGACGTTGACGAGTTGTTCGCATCGTTCGCCGACTTTTCGCAGATCATGGTGCAAGGGGGCTAG